A window from Streptomyces sp. NBC_00335 encodes these proteins:
- a CDS encoding glutamyl-tRNA reductase, whose protein sequence is MSLLVVGLSHRSAPVSVLERASLAADAKVKLLHDTLAAEPAAEAAVLATCNRIELYADVDKFHAGVAELSTLLAQHSGVALEELTPYLYVHYEDRAVHHLFSVACGLDSMVVGEGQILGQIKDALALGQELHTAGRLINDLFQQALRVGKRAHSETGIDRAGQSLVTFGLEQLAVRVPVEEWAAGKRALVIGAGSMSSLAAATLARVGVAEVVVANRTTERAERLAGILVASGTGVAASAIAMSGVADELARVDVVVSCTGATGLVLTGDDVAAAMEERPAGAVPYPPFHRSPELRPGPDAGAAPFPGAGPRTPAPQTPAGLDLAAAGSSVRLDSAERQDVAGLDSVDAALVARLAVLAGEGRRIADAGAVRSKVVVEERDGCPVGLEALASDPGRTADGRAALAGVDAGSLELHGTWADQGEAAAQRQQPRKGVRSQVDAQPVRLALLDLAMPRDIDAAVHRIPGVRLVDIESLAEASADAPMAADVDAVRAIVAAEVAAFGAAQRAAHITPTVVALRAMAAEVVAMEVARLDGRVPDLDERQRAEVTQTVRRVVDKLLHAPTVRVKQLASEPGGAGYAEALRELFDLDPQTVASVSRADEADKNHDSGRAS, encoded by the coding sequence ATGAGTCTGCTCGTCGTTGGGCTGAGCCACCGCAGTGCGCCCGTGAGCGTGCTGGAGCGCGCTTCGCTGGCCGCCGATGCCAAGGTCAAACTGCTGCACGACACGCTGGCCGCCGAGCCTGCGGCGGAAGCGGCGGTGCTCGCCACCTGCAACCGGATCGAGCTGTACGCCGACGTGGACAAGTTCCACGCCGGTGTCGCCGAGCTGTCGACGCTGCTGGCGCAGCACAGTGGTGTCGCGCTGGAGGAGCTCACTCCTTATCTCTACGTGCACTACGAGGACCGGGCCGTCCACCATCTGTTCTCGGTGGCTTGCGGGCTGGACTCGATGGTCGTCGGCGAGGGGCAGATCCTCGGGCAGATCAAGGACGCGCTGGCGCTGGGGCAGGAGCTCCATACGGCCGGGCGGCTGATCAACGATCTTTTCCAGCAGGCACTGCGTGTGGGGAAGCGGGCGCACTCCGAGACCGGGATCGACCGGGCCGGGCAGTCGCTGGTGACCTTCGGGCTGGAGCAGCTCGCCGTGCGGGTGCCGGTGGAGGAGTGGGCCGCGGGGAAGCGGGCGCTCGTCATCGGGGCCGGGTCGATGTCTTCGCTGGCGGCGGCGACGTTGGCGCGGGTCGGCGTCGCCGAGGTCGTGGTCGCCAACCGGACCACCGAGCGGGCGGAGCGGTTGGCCGGGATTCTGGTTGCCTCGGGCACCGGGGTGGCGGCTTCGGCCATTGCGATGTCCGGGGTCGCCGATGAGCTGGCCCGGGTCGATGTCGTCGTGTCCTGTACCGGGGCCACCGGCTTGGTGCTGACCGGGGATGACGTGGCCGCGGCCATGGAGGAGCGCCCTGCGGGGGCTGTCCCCTACCCGCCCTTCCACCGTTCCCCGGAGCTTCGCCCCGGACCCGATGCGGGTGCGGCGCCGTTCCCGGGGGCCGGCCCCCGGACCCCCGCGCCTCAAACGCCGGCGGGGCTGGATTTGGCTGCGGCCGGTTCGTCCGTGCGGCTGGATTCGGCTGAGCGGCAGGATGTCGCGGGGCTGGATTCCGTCGACGCCGCTCTCGTCGCGCGGCTTGCCGTGCTGGCGGGGGAGGGGCGGCGGATTGCCGATGCCGGGGCCGTGCGGAGCAAGGTGGTCGTCGAGGAGCGGGACGGGTGTCCTGTGGGGCTCGAGGCGCTGGCTTCCGATCCTGGGCGGACCGCCGATGGGCGGGCCGCGCTCGCCGGGGTGGACGCCGGGTCGCTGGAGCTGCACGGGACCTGGGCCGACCAGGGCGAGGCCGCCGCGCAGCGGCAGCAGCCGCGCAAGGGCGTACGGAGCCAGGTGGACGCGCAGCCCGTACGGCTCGCGCTGCTGGACTTGGCCATGCCGCGCGATATCGATGCCGCCGTGCACCGGATTCCGGGCGTGCGGCTCGTCGACATCGAGTCGCTGGCCGAGGCGAGCGCCGATGCGCCCATGGCCGCCGACGTCGACGCCGTACGCGCGATAGTGGCCGCGGAAGTGGCCGCCTTCGGGGCCGCTCAGCGGGCCGCGCACATCACGCCCACCGTGGTCGCCCTGCGCGCCATGGCCGCCGAGGTCGTCGCCATGGAAGTGGCGCGGCTCGACGGACGGGTGCCCGATCTCGACGAGCGGCAGCGGGCTGAAGTGACTCAGACCGTGCGGCGCGTCGTCGACAAGCTCCTCCACGCGCCCACCGTGCGCGTCAAGCAGCTCGCGAGCGAGCCCGGCGGCGCCGGGTACGCCGAGGCGCTGCGCGAACTCTTCGATCTCGACCCGCAGACGGTGGCCTCCGTCAGCCGGGCCGACGAGGCTGACAAGAACCACGACTCAGGACGGGCATCATGA
- a CDS encoding redox-sensing transcriptional repressor Rex: MATGRTHRPATRSRGIPEATVARLPLYLRALTALSERSVPTVSSEELAAAAGVNSAKLRKDFSYLGSYGTRGVGYDVEYLVYQISRELGLTQDWPVVIVGIGNLGAALANYGGFASRGFRVAALIDADPAMAGKPVAGMPVQHTDELEKIIEENGVSIGVIATPAGAAQQVSERLIAAGVTSILNFAPTVLSVPEGVDVRKVDLSIELQILAFHEQRKAGEEAAAAAAAGVPAPGTGTGAAPAAAVVPPAGRAAAVARKGGPEGDVPAVMPA, from the coding sequence GTGGCAACTGGCCGAACTCACCGACCGGCGACCCGCAGCCGAGGTATTCCCGAGGCCACTGTCGCCCGGCTTCCGCTGTACTTGCGTGCCCTCACCGCGCTCTCCGAGCGATCGGTGCCCACGGTGTCCTCCGAGGAGCTGGCCGCGGCCGCCGGAGTCAACTCCGCGAAGCTCCGCAAGGACTTCTCCTACCTCGGCTCCTACGGGACCCGCGGCGTCGGGTACGACGTGGAGTACCTCGTCTACCAGATCTCCCGCGAGCTCGGGCTGACCCAGGACTGGCCGGTCGTCATCGTCGGCATCGGCAACCTCGGCGCCGCGCTGGCCAACTACGGCGGTTTCGCCTCGCGCGGCTTCCGCGTGGCGGCGCTCATCGACGCCGACCCGGCCATGGCCGGCAAGCCGGTGGCGGGCATGCCCGTGCAGCACACCGATGAGCTGGAGAAGATCATCGAGGAGAACGGCGTCTCGATCGGGGTCATCGCGACCCCGGCGGGGGCCGCCCAGCAGGTCAGCGAGCGGCTGATCGCCGCCGGTGTCACCTCCATCCTGAACTTCGCGCCGACCGTGCTGTCCGTCCCCGAGGGCGTCGACGTGCGCAAGGTCGACCTGTCGATCGAGCTCCAGATCCTGGCCTTCCACGAGCAGCGCAAGGCCGGCGAGGAAGCGGCCGCCGCCGCTGCCGCCGGGGTTCCCGCCCCGGGCACCGGCACCGGTGCGGCTCCGGCCGCCGCCGTCGTGCCGCCCGCCGGACGGGCCGCCGCCGTCGCACGGAAGGGCGGCCCCGAGGGGGACGTCCCGGCGGTGATGCCGGCATGA
- a CDS encoding glutaredoxin family protein: MSPLLRRAGKKRPEERVVTLIGKPGCHLCDDAQEVVEKVCAETGAQWEKKDISEDEELYRLHWEQIPVVLVDGEQHTFWRVNPDRLRRALQA, translated from the coding sequence ATGAGTCCTTTGCTGCGCCGTGCCGGAAAGAAGCGTCCCGAGGAGCGGGTGGTCACGCTCATCGGGAAGCCGGGGTGCCATCTCTGTGATGACGCCCAGGAAGTGGTGGAGAAGGTGTGCGCCGAGACGGGCGCACAGTGGGAGAAGAAGGACATTTCCGAGGATGAGGAGCTGTACCGGCTGCACTGGGAGCAGATTCCGGTCGTGCTGGTGGATGGTGAACAGCACACCTTCTGGAGGGTGAACCCTGACCGGCTCCGACGGGCATTGCAGGCTTGA
- a CDS encoding RNA-guided endonuclease InsQ/TnpB family protein: MAATTAAVAEGAKVARFTYRLRVSSAALALLVAEWDRCRWVWNECVAKSKQVHTANRALPEGVTKQTCGPAQLDRMLTDARAHTLWLRKGASVPQQQLIRDFGKSRARAQKDIKDRLPVWQRAGLPRWKKKRDADPSLNYTKRGFRIKDGRLHLAGGIVLTVVWSRDLPGDPSSVRVYRDSIGHWYCSFVVPTTTDSLPTTGRVIGIDWGVTETATTTCDAHDLPHPQHGRRAAARLARYQRVMDRRHSPKGKKQSRGYREARRQAAKLHKKVARQRQDTARKWAKRVVRDHDALAVEDFRPQFLAKSTMARKAADAAIGATKTALIEMGRKHGRAVHLVHPAHTTMDCAQCGARAKHTLPLGMRTYTCNACGAVSPRDKNSARVMLIRAGLNPAGAESGRPDEPPVRRAA; the protein is encoded by the coding sequence ATGGCGGCAACAACGGCGGCGGTGGCGGAGGGTGCCAAGGTTGCTCGGTTCACCTACCGGCTTCGTGTGTCATCGGCTGCGCTCGCCTTGCTGGTGGCCGAGTGGGACCGGTGCCGGTGGGTCTGGAACGAGTGCGTGGCCAAGTCCAAGCAAGTCCACACCGCAAATCGGGCCCTCCCTGAAGGCGTGACGAAGCAGACGTGCGGCCCGGCACAGCTCGACAGGATGCTGACTGATGCCCGCGCCCACACGCTGTGGCTGCGGAAGGGTGCGAGTGTCCCTCAGCAACAGCTGATCCGGGACTTCGGAAAGTCCCGGGCAAGAGCTCAGAAGGACATCAAGGACCGGTTGCCGGTGTGGCAGCGGGCCGGTCTGCCCCGATGGAAGAAGAAGCGCGATGCGGATCCGAGCCTGAACTACACCAAGCGCGGGTTCCGGATCAAAGATGGCCGCCTACATCTGGCGGGCGGGATCGTACTCACGGTGGTGTGGTCGCGCGATCTCCCAGGTGATCCGTCGTCGGTGCGCGTGTACAGGGACAGCATCGGCCACTGGTACTGCTCGTTCGTCGTGCCCACAACCACTGACTCCCTGCCCACCACCGGGCGAGTGATCGGAATCGATTGGGGAGTGACCGAGACCGCTACGACCACTTGTGACGCCCACGATCTGCCGCACCCGCAACACGGCAGGAGGGCTGCCGCGAGGTTGGCGCGATATCAGCGGGTGATGGACCGCCGCCATTCCCCGAAGGGCAAGAAACAGTCCAGGGGCTACCGGGAGGCGCGACGCCAGGCGGCGAAATTGCACAAGAAGGTCGCACGTCAGCGGCAGGACACCGCTCGCAAGTGGGCCAAGCGTGTGGTCCGCGACCACGACGCCCTGGCCGTCGAGGACTTCCGCCCCCAGTTCCTCGCCAAGTCGACCATGGCCAGGAAGGCCGCTGACGCCGCCATCGGCGCCACCAAGACGGCTCTGATCGAGATGGGCCGCAAGCACGGCCGCGCCGTGCATCTGGTCCACCCCGCGCACACCACGATGGATTGCGCGCAGTGCGGAGCGAGAGCCAAGCACACACTGCCGCTGGGTATGCGCACCTACACCTGCAACGCGTGCGGAGCTGTGTCCCCACGGGACAAGAATTCCGCACGCGTAATGCTCATCCGGGCAGGTCTGAACCCGGCCGGCGCCGAGAGCGGAAGACCTGACGAACCGCCGGTTCGTCGGGCAGCTTGA
- a CDS encoding HAD family hydrolase, producing the protein MAALGWLTPRRRSATARSVLAGEASAEAARKTALADEPHGGPDFTGTTEAERAAQAEPEAPQEPAVPEFPVAGDDLAAAFFDLDNTVMQGAAIFHFGRGLYKREFFRRRELARFAWQQAWFRLAGVEDPEHMQDARDSALSIVKGHKVSELMSIGEEIYDEYMAVRIWPGTRALAQAHLDAGQKVWLVTAAPVETATIIARRLGLTGALGTVAESVDGIYTGRLVGEPLHGPAKAEAVRALAAAEGLDLERCAAYSDSHNDIPMLSLVGHPYAINPDTKLRKHARTNDWRLRDYRTGRKAVKIGVPAAAGVGAIAGGTAAAIALHRRRK; encoded by the coding sequence ATGGCCGCTCTGGGATGGCTCACCCCCCGTAGGCGCTCCGCCACCGCGCGGAGCGTGCTGGCAGGCGAGGCCTCGGCCGAGGCCGCCCGCAAGACCGCGCTGGCCGACGAACCACACGGCGGCCCGGACTTCACCGGAACCACCGAAGCGGAACGCGCGGCGCAGGCGGAGCCCGAGGCTCCGCAGGAACCCGCCGTACCCGAGTTCCCCGTCGCCGGCGACGACCTGGCCGCCGCCTTCTTCGACCTCGACAACACCGTCATGCAGGGCGCCGCGATCTTCCACTTCGGCCGCGGCCTCTACAAGCGGGAGTTCTTCCGCCGCCGCGAGCTCGCCCGCTTCGCCTGGCAGCAGGCCTGGTTCCGGCTCGCCGGGGTCGAGGATCCCGAGCACATGCAGGACGCCCGCGACAGCGCGCTGTCCATCGTCAAGGGACACAAGGTCTCCGAACTGATGTCCATCGGCGAGGAGATCTACGACGAGTACATGGCGGTGCGGATCTGGCCGGGCACCCGCGCCCTGGCCCAGGCCCACCTCGACGCCGGACAGAAGGTCTGGCTCGTCACGGCCGCCCCCGTCGAGACCGCCACGATCATCGCCCGCCGGCTCGGCCTGACCGGAGCCCTCGGCACCGTCGCCGAGTCCGTGGACGGCATCTACACCGGCCGCCTGGTCGGCGAGCCGCTGCACGGCCCCGCCAAGGCCGAGGCGGTCCGCGCCCTGGCCGCCGCCGAGGGACTCGACCTCGAGCGCTGCGCCGCGTACAGCGATTCGCACAACGACATTCCGATGCTGTCACTGGTCGGACATCCGTACGCGATCAATCCCGACACAAAACTGCGCAAGCATGCCCGCACCAACGACTGGCGCCTGCGCGACTATCGGACCGGCCGCAAGGCCGTGAAGATCGGCGTCCCGGCCGCCGCGGGCGTCGGCGCGATCGCGGGCGGCACGGCCGCCGCGATCGCCCTGCACCGCCGCCGCAAGTAG
- a CDS encoding ECF subfamily RNA polymerase sigma factor, BldN family — protein sequence MYPPVGVDASGLATLRATVLDQLRGFVPTAYTAPAFATAVPAGLGPAGPCYALTDGGATVGRRGRAGGSSAGGAAAGTTAPAARRPTADSDQARMMDLVERAQAGEADAFGRLYDQYSDTVYRYIYYRVGGKATAEDLTSETFLRALRRISTFTWQGRDFGAWLVTIARNLVADHFKSSRFRLEVTTGEMLDANEVERSPEDSVLESLSNAALLEAVRKLNPQQQECVTLRFLQGLSVAETARVMGKNEGAIKTLQYRAVRTLARLLPDDAR from the coding sequence GTGTACCCACCTGTCGGGGTTGACGCCTCGGGCCTGGCTACGCTGCGCGCAACGGTCCTCGACCAGCTGCGCGGCTTCGTCCCCACCGCGTACACCGCCCCCGCATTCGCCACCGCGGTCCCCGCCGGACTCGGCCCGGCCGGTCCTTGCTACGCCCTGACCGACGGCGGGGCAACGGTGGGCAGACGCGGTCGCGCCGGCGGCTCGTCCGCCGGGGGCGCAGCCGCCGGGACCACCGCGCCCGCCGCCCGCCGTCCCACCGCGGACAGCGACCAGGCCCGCATGATGGACCTGGTCGAACGCGCCCAGGCCGGCGAAGCCGATGCCTTCGGTCGCCTGTACGACCAGTACAGCGACACCGTCTACCGCTACATCTACTACCGCGTCGGCGGCAAGGCGACCGCGGAGGATCTCACCAGCGAGACCTTCCTGCGCGCGCTGCGCCGCATCTCCACCTTCACCTGGCAGGGCCGCGACTTCGGCGCCTGGCTCGTGACGATCGCCCGCAACCTGGTCGCCGACCACTTCAAGTCGAGCCGCTTCCGCCTGGAAGTCACCACCGGCGAAATGCTCGACGCCAACGAGGTGGAACGGTCCCCCGAGGACTCCGTCCTGGAGTCCCTCTCCAACGCGGCCCTGCTGGAAGCCGTACGGAAACTCAATCCGCAGCAGCAGGAGTGCGTGACCCTGCGCTTCCTGCAGGGCCTCTCGGTCGCCGAGACGGCCAGGGTGATGGGAAAGAACGAGGGTGCCATCAAGACCCTCCAGTACCGGGCGGTCCGCACCCTGGCCCGCCTGCTCCCCGACGACGCCCGCTGA
- a CDS encoding DUF5667 domain-containing protein — MIANVTPHRRANAFAQALEERTPSDLSEPDPAAEQSEAPAEPADHDRLLALASVLGERMPRPVLDPEVKVVQRAQLIAAMEAKVMEERAGGGVAADPQVPEQRTGRGAHRATSLRKLRPRSRWSKGIAAGGLTVGVAAGAFSGVAAASTDALPGDHLYPVKRGMEDIRLGMADDDSDRGELYLDQASNRLSEARRLMERGRLGALDHESLGEIRRALAGMKHDASEGHRLLQAAYERDGSLGPIQALSSFSRSHRDAWAKLRGNLPAQLTDVGGEVESVFQAIDHDVAPLQSLLPKPPEQTRGSGPSTKPSAPAGKQQATPSPGAPSAAPNPPTDQTSGSPKAPPPGGGLLGGTGNLLDPPKGESTPSEPGATPTPARPDITLPPLLPGLLPGLGISAEDAD; from the coding sequence GTGATCGCGAACGTGACTCCGCACCGGCGGGCGAACGCCTTCGCCCAGGCCCTGGAGGAGCGGACCCCGTCCGACCTTTCTGAACCGGACCCGGCGGCCGAGCAGTCCGAGGCACCTGCCGAACCTGCCGACCACGACCGGTTGTTGGCCCTGGCGAGCGTGCTCGGCGAAAGAATGCCGCGCCCGGTGCTGGACCCCGAGGTCAAAGTGGTGCAACGAGCCCAGCTCATTGCCGCCATGGAAGCCAAGGTGATGGAAGAGAGGGCCGGGGGCGGCGTGGCCGCCGACCCTCAAGTGCCCGAACAGCGGACCGGCCGCGGCGCCCACCGGGCGACCTCGCTCCGGAAATTGCGGCCCCGCTCCCGCTGGTCCAAGGGCATCGCGGCAGGCGGTCTCACCGTAGGTGTGGCCGCGGGGGCCTTCAGCGGAGTGGCCGCTGCCAGCACGGACGCCCTGCCGGGTGACCACCTGTACCCCGTGAAGCGGGGCATGGAGGACATCCGGCTCGGGATGGCCGACGACGATTCGGACCGGGGCGAGCTCTATCTCGACCAGGCCTCGAACCGCCTGTCGGAAGCCCGCCGGCTCATGGAGCGCGGCCGTCTCGGCGCACTCGACCACGAGTCCCTCGGCGAGATCCGCCGGGCCCTCGCGGGCATGAAGCACGATGCCTCGGAGGGCCACCGGCTGCTCCAGGCCGCCTACGAACGGGACGGCTCGCTCGGCCCGATCCAGGCGCTGTCCTCGTTCTCCCGCTCGCACCGGGACGCGTGGGCCAAGCTCCGGGGCAATCTCCCGGCGCAGCTCACGGACGTGGGCGGTGAGGTGGAATCGGTCTTCCAGGCCATAGACCATGACGTGGCGCCGCTCCAGAGTCTGCTTCCAAAGCCTCCGGAACAGACCCGCGGCTCCGGGCCTTCCACGAAGCCGAGCGCCCCGGCGGGCAAGCAGCAGGCGACGCCCTCCCCGGGCGCCCCGTCCGCGGCCCCCAACCCGCCCACGGACCAGACGTCGGGTTCCCCGAAGGCTCCGCCTCCGGGCGGCGGCCTCCTGGGCGGTACGGGCAATCTCCTGGACCCGCCCAAGGGCGAGTCCACCCCGTCCGAACCGGGCGCCACCCCGACGCCCGCCCGCCCCGACATCACCCTCCCGCCCCTGCTCCCCGGCCTCCTCCCAGGCCTGGGCATCAGCGCGGAAGACGCCGACTAG
- a CDS encoding lysophospholipid acyltransferase family protein yields MADAKVIPFDEDRPRRRSSPARRVRVAPEAPLAPVAQPAAEPVVEAVPEPAAEDGWDRRIAGGLAFLRRRITGEYEVDDFGYDKELTDQVLMSLMRPLYDKYFRVEVKGIENIPKEGGALIVANHSGTLPLDGLMLQVAVHDQHPAQRHLRLLAADLVFMLPVVNELARKAGHTLACAEDAQRLLEAGELVGVMPEGFKGIGKPFGERYKLQRFGRGGFVSTALRAGTPIVPCSIVGAEEIYPMIGNSKTLARLLGIPYFPITPTFPLLGPLGAVPLPTKWTIQFGEPIPTDGYAAEAAEDPMLMFNLTDQVREQIQHTLYKLLVQRRSVFF; encoded by the coding sequence GTGGCGGACGCCAAGGTCATTCCGTTCGACGAGGACCGGCCGCGACGGCGGTCCTCGCCCGCCCGGCGGGTACGGGTCGCGCCGGAGGCGCCGCTCGCGCCCGTCGCGCAGCCGGCGGCGGAGCCGGTGGTGGAGGCCGTACCGGAGCCCGCGGCGGAGGACGGCTGGGACCGGCGGATCGCCGGCGGGCTGGCGTTCCTGCGGCGCCGGATCACCGGGGAGTACGAGGTCGACGACTTCGGCTACGACAAGGAGCTGACGGACCAGGTCCTGATGTCCCTGATGCGGCCGCTGTACGACAAGTACTTCCGGGTCGAGGTCAAGGGCATAGAGAACATCCCGAAGGAGGGCGGCGCGCTGATCGTGGCGAACCACTCCGGGACCCTGCCCCTGGACGGGCTGATGCTCCAGGTCGCCGTGCACGACCAGCATCCGGCGCAGCGGCACCTGCGGCTGCTGGCGGCGGACCTGGTGTTCATGCTGCCCGTGGTGAACGAGCTGGCGCGCAAGGCCGGGCACACGCTGGCGTGCGCGGAGGACGCGCAGCGGCTGCTGGAGGCCGGGGAGCTGGTGGGCGTGATGCCCGAGGGCTTCAAGGGGATAGGGAAGCCGTTCGGGGAGCGGTACAAGCTCCAGCGGTTCGGGCGGGGTGGGTTCGTGTCGACCGCGCTGCGGGCGGGGACGCCGATCGTGCCCTGCTCGATCGTGGGGGCGGAGGAGATCTACCCCATGATCGGCAACTCGAAGACGCTGGCGCGGCTGCTCGGGATTCCGTACTTCCCGATCACGCCGACGTTCCCGCTGCTGGGGCCGTTGGGGGCGGTGCCGCTGCCGACGAAGTGGACGATCCAGTTCGGGGAGCCGATTCCGACGGACGGGTACGCGGCGGAGGCCGCCGAGGACCCGATGCTGATGTTCAACCTGACGGATCAGGTGCGGGAGCAGATCCAGCACACGTTGTACAAGCTGCTGGTGCAGCGGAGGTCCGTCTTCTTCTGA
- a CDS encoding NAD-dependent epimerase/dehydratase family protein: MGKVVLVTGAARQLGGRFVRRIQRDPEVERVIAVDAVTPPHRLGSAEFVRADIRQSAIARVLAENAVDTVVHLAVTGGAATGAGSGSYSTVKETNVIGTMQLLGACQKSPTVRRLVVKSSTSVYGGTSRDPAVFTETTQPKSLPSGGFAKDATEVEGYVRGFARRRPDVAVCVLRFANILGPFADSALAEYFSMPLIPTVLGYDPRLQFVHEDDVLDVLRLASQTSGPGGLSGTFNIAGEGVLLLSQCARRLGRPTVPLLLPAVTWLGSALRAVGATDFSPEQIRLLTHGRVVETTQMREVLGFEPMYTTAETFADFTRSRGGGLLPPERVGRAVDRVAGLLDVDMDGAKR; encoded by the coding sequence GTGGGGAAGGTCGTGCTGGTCACCGGGGCTGCCCGGCAACTGGGAGGCCGCTTCGTGCGGCGGATCCAGCGGGACCCGGAAGTGGAGCGGGTGATCGCGGTCGACGCGGTGACCCCGCCGCACCGGCTCGGCTCGGCCGAGTTCGTCCGTGCGGACATCAGGCAGTCGGCCATCGCCCGGGTGCTGGCCGAGAACGCCGTCGACACGGTGGTGCACCTCGCGGTCACCGGGGGAGCGGCGACGGGCGCGGGCTCCGGCTCGTACAGCACCGTCAAGGAAACCAACGTCATCGGGACGATGCAGCTCCTGGGAGCCTGCCAGAAGTCCCCGACGGTACGGCGGCTCGTGGTGAAGTCCAGTACCAGTGTGTACGGGGGCACCTCGCGGGATCCGGCCGTCTTCACCGAGACCACGCAGCCGAAGTCGCTGCCGTCGGGCGGCTTCGCCAAGGACGCCACCGAGGTCGAGGGGTACGTACGGGGCTTCGCGCGCAGGCGGCCCGACGTCGCGGTGTGCGTGCTGCGGTTCGCGAACATCCTGGGGCCCTTCGCCGACTCGGCGCTCGCCGAGTACTTCTCGATGCCGCTGATCCCGACCGTGCTGGGCTACGACCCGCGGTTGCAGTTCGTCCACGAGGACGACGTACTGGACGTGCTGCGGCTGGCCTCGCAGACCAGTGGGCCCGGCGGGCTCAGCGGGACCTTCAACATCGCCGGCGAGGGCGTGCTGCTGCTGTCGCAGTGCGCGCGGCGGCTGGGACGGCCGACGGTGCCGCTGCTGCTGCCCGCGGTGACCTGGTTGGGCTCGGCGCTGCGGGCGGTCGGGGCGACGGACTTCTCGCCCGAGCAGATAAGGCTCCTCACGCACGGGCGGGTCGTGGAGACCACGCAGATGCGAGAGGTCCTGGGATTCGAGCCGATGTATACGACCGCCGAGACCTTCGCCGACTTCACGCGGAGCCGGGGCGGCGGGCTGCTGCCGCCGGAGCGGGTGGGGCGGGCCGTGGACCGGGTGGCCGGGTTGCTGGACGTGGACATGGATGGAGCGAAGCGATAG
- a CDS encoding 30S ribosomal protein bS22: MGSVIKKRRKRMAKKKHRKLLKRTRVQRRNKK; the protein is encoded by the coding sequence GTGGGCTCTGTTATCAAGAAGCGGCGCAAGCGGATGGCTAAGAAGAAGCACCGCAAGCTGCTCAAGCGCACCCGCGTCCAGCGCCGTAACAAGAAGTAA
- a CDS encoding helix-turn-helix domain-containing protein, with translation MAAGERPLSEVQFLTVAEVASVMRVSKMTVYRLVHNGHLPAIRVGRSFRVPENAVHEYLRESFVGVESA, from the coding sequence ATGGCTGCTGGCGAGAGGCCTCTCAGTGAGGTTCAGTTCCTGACCGTGGCGGAGGTCGCCTCGGTGATGCGAGTGTCGAAGATGACCGTGTACCGCTTGGTGCACAACGGACATCTGCCCGCAATCCGGGTGGGCCGGTCCTTCCGGGTCCCGGAAAACGCGGTGCACGAGTACCTCCGCGAGTCCTTCGTGGGGGTGGAATCGGCCTGA
- a CDS encoding phosphatase, which produces MLSTGALRAHLLAARLAGPVATSREKSLRSYRLFAARDPRVLLGLDPAWGWGEGDLLRLMAQKCGVSADPAHVSGPDVIDPELTVAGLEAFARRLRAVAQARAPVLFGTGHPHRLLGFYATLAGALSAAGCEVLTPARGVPVDVQTRFGVRTHRIDYVRGVALVREDGVRPDGGDTGAHSHSPLPVRIALGALAEAGGPLPELVVGDHGWVCGAGQLGVEAIGLADTDDPALFVGEAEGQVSVAVPLDDAVRADYYRPLTRYVLNRASLSGRQEWA; this is translated from the coding sequence GTGTTGAGTACCGGCGCGTTGCGTGCGCATCTGCTGGCCGCCCGACTGGCCGGGCCCGTCGCGACCTCGCGGGAGAAGAGCCTGCGCAGTTACCGGCTGTTCGCGGCGCGGGATCCGCGGGTGCTGCTGGGGCTGGATCCCGCGTGGGGGTGGGGCGAGGGTGATCTGCTGCGGCTGATGGCGCAGAAGTGCGGGGTCTCGGCGGATCCCGCGCACGTCAGCGGGCCGGACGTGATCGATCCCGAGCTGACGGTGGCGGGGCTGGAGGCCTTCGCGAGGAGGCTGCGGGCGGTGGCGCAGGCGCGGGCCCCGGTGTTGTTCGGGACCGGGCACCCGCACCGGCTCCTGGGGTTCTACGCCACCTTGGCGGGGGCGTTGTCGGCGGCGGGATGTGAAGTCCTCACCCCGGCGCGGGGGGTACCTGTCGACGTGCAGACCCGGTTCGGCGTACGCACGCACCGCATCGATTACGTACGAGGGGTCGCACTGGTGCGAGAAGACGGCGTGCGGCCGGACGGGGGTGACACCGGCGCGCACTCCCATTCGCCGCTGCCGGTTCGGATCGCGCTCGGGGCGCTGGCGGAGGCCGGCGGGCCGTTGCCGGAGCTGGTGGTGGGGGACCACGGGTGGGTCTGCGGTGCAGGTCAGCTCGGTGTTGAGGCGATCGGGCTGGCCGATACCGATGATCCCGCGCTGTTCGTGGGGGAAGCCGAGGGGCAGGTGTCGGTGGCGGTTCCGCTTGATGACGCGGTGCGCGCGGACTACTACAGACCGCTCACTCGCTATGTACTCAATCGGGCGAGTCTGTCGGGTCGGCAGGAGTGGGCGTAG